The following are encoded together in the Erwinia sp. E602 genome:
- a CDS encoding glutamate synthase-related protein, with translation MSSSKPYPYGLYDPAQESDSCGVGFITRKDGEQTHEVLRMAHSALCTVPHRGGMSAEGVGDGAGVNVDISLQFFRKVTGLPLEFGQFGVGNFFVPKDGALRTNAEQLVEETLAKHGLPVILRRDMPLDTSVLRPAAIPSQLPIVQWVFAAPQDLADQTDFEKRIYRALLDIEARAFTESEFGGLYPLSLSSRTQVFKARLNSNEVIPYFKDLTDPDHGVRGLFFHTRFSTNTDPHTTMAQPFRLMAHNGELNTDRKNRIAESALASARGKTIVRPKGQSDSSRLDQSIHSRLMEDNLDLILAVVSMMPPAWENDDALSANVRAMLEYFSLYEEKNDGPAALIFGNGEIIGARLDRLGLRPLRSVETADYIGAMSEAGQIAFPPESVLRRGRIEAGGMLYWDHNDRRSYTTVEALEKLAAEQDYPALLAQSRVTLQDLPVIPAEKQGSPLRYSGDLKTYQRFVAYYYNQESFKFMMDPMLTTGAEKISAMGYGNAINALSDHEGGMAHYFSQRFAQVTNPPLDSIREADGMTLRVALGAKPHLGRSKGRQIVVNSPILTHLDMLQLREQDVAPYARFEMLYLPVTGSDAQSRQANADALEQAIDDLAQQVVDFAREQGGIAVLTDRHISSTRAAMPMLLVVSAINQRLVQEGLRLDVSLVVESGQSISSHHIAATLGFGASAVYPLGVQMRAEEKYGEGEEGNKAFKRYAKAAEKALMKTMGKVGLCTVESYSCGEFFEPNFLNTEDRVLKKYFPNIKTPVGGAGFASIAQMAVDWHQSALRIQGEAEVPLLGLFKERAEGAGHSYGTIAVRTFIDMTEQPIRFSDKAREEDQFIRLLTLARLDNAFNIKAKAFEDSSFERIPDAVIDAFTITPDYRQFSSLMHEERKRRPAALRDILAFPCDLTHVDSLTEFSRKLGRYSLVNNGFAVRGLVCEAVAGEAGRFTLRLTDAIEGLKPLAERLQTLATALKNRFAGQIEHAEVTADGLQIAATGDAADYLSRIFTTLPSLPLSEVQPAHEITRTFASGAMSHGALVAPAHEAVAHGTNMVGGMSNCGEGGEHYSRHGTIRASRIKQLASGRFGVWAAYLADPMLEELEIKIGQGAKPGEGGQLPSPKVTVEIAAARGGTPGVELVSPPPHHDTYSIEDLAQLIHDCKAARVKVIVKLVSSEGIGTIAVGVAKAGADVINVAGNTGGTGAASVTSLKYTGRVAEIGIAEVHQALCANGLREKVLLRCSGAQQTGSDVVKSALLGGDSFEFGTTALMMLKCVMAKNCNVKCPAGLTTNAEAFDGDPRQLAQYFINVAQEVREMLARLGLRSLREARGRSDLLHLMDHPLEVGRLDLRAMLTVVPEVKIARPVYLEKDFELDDGWVALLDGQLVATRTSDIQLGDGVTLNNRNKSVGGQLAIDIERRLNHQLSAEQLNALPGVLQDDRGRRYLAPRTVTIATSGSAGQSYGVFCNDGMMMTHSGTCNDGVGKGQCGGEIIVLSPGGGSQDAEGNVLVGNFALFGATGGRLFVQGQAGDRFAVRNSGATAVVEGVGDFCCEYMTNGAVLNLGTYGTGFGNGMSGGFAYQYDPYGTLAGSVAADSVLLGSITDDNEMARVHLQAVVTLLQWHLAATGSARAQWLLDHWESESQHFVYVMPRSLLLYQDSGEILKAKARKDLLEELSTALAAHQVSKFKAAWREGKPIANGAVPAYGATDTPEMLVLLNNYTVLSSAQQVALSRLPKGTAVDDAAVEKAVRNLLMTEDFALIAKLQRHARAAIENYSDEQLSCLIAAKRMADYKAALTQRNIRSMDSLATYGWIIYQDARNREVLGGLPDFEELFARAALPELAAAVGKLA, from the coding sequence ATGTCCAGTTCAAAACCTTATCCCTATGGCTTATATGATCCCGCTCAAGAGAGCGACAGTTGTGGCGTAGGTTTTATTACCCGTAAGGACGGCGAGCAAACCCACGAGGTCCTCCGGATGGCGCACAGCGCGCTGTGCACCGTGCCGCATCGTGGCGGGATGTCAGCAGAGGGCGTGGGCGATGGTGCCGGCGTTAACGTCGATATCTCCCTGCAGTTCTTCCGCAAGGTAACCGGCCTGCCGCTGGAGTTCGGCCAGTTTGGCGTCGGCAACTTCTTTGTGCCCAAAGATGGTGCACTGCGCACCAATGCGGAGCAGCTGGTCGAAGAGACGCTGGCAAAACATGGCCTGCCGGTGATCCTCAGGCGCGATATGCCGCTGGACACCAGCGTGCTGCGCCCGGCCGCCATCCCTTCCCAGTTGCCGATCGTGCAGTGGGTGTTTGCCGCGCCACAAGACCTTGCGGATCAAACCGATTTCGAAAAGCGCATCTATCGCGCCCTGCTGGATATCGAAGCCCGTGCCTTTACCGAAAGTGAATTTGGCGGCCTCTACCCGCTGTCGCTCTCATCACGCACCCAGGTATTTAAAGCGCGCCTCAACTCTAATGAAGTGATCCCTTACTTTAAGGATCTGACCGATCCCGATCACGGCGTACGCGGCCTGTTTTTCCATACCCGTTTCTCCACCAACACCGATCCGCACACCACCATGGCACAGCCGTTCCGCCTGATGGCGCACAACGGTGAACTGAATACCGATCGTAAAAACCGCATTGCGGAGTCGGCGCTGGCCTCCGCGCGCGGTAAGACTATCGTTCGCCCTAAAGGGCAGTCCGACAGCTCGCGCCTTGACCAGAGCATTCACAGCCGCCTGATGGAAGATAACCTCGACCTGATCCTCGCCGTGGTATCGATGATGCCGCCGGCCTGGGAAAACGATGACGCGCTGTCCGCCAACGTGCGCGCGATGCTTGAGTACTTCTCGCTGTATGAAGAGAAGAATGACGGCCCGGCGGCGCTGATCTTCGGTAACGGTGAAATCATCGGCGCGCGTCTTGACCGCCTTGGCCTGCGCCCGCTGCGTTCGGTGGAAACCGCTGACTATATCGGCGCGATGTCTGAAGCCGGCCAGATTGCCTTCCCACCGGAGAGCGTACTGCGCCGCGGCCGTATTGAAGCCGGCGGTATGCTCTACTGGGACCATAACGATCGGCGCAGCTACACCACCGTGGAAGCGCTGGAGAAGCTGGCCGCCGAACAGGACTACCCGGCGCTGCTGGCACAGTCGCGCGTGACCCTGCAGGACCTGCCGGTGATCCCGGCCGAGAAACAGGGTTCCCCGCTGCGCTACAGCGGCGATCTGAAGACCTACCAGCGGTTTGTGGCCTACTACTACAACCAGGAAAGCTTCAAGTTCATGATGGACCCGATGCTGACCACCGGCGCTGAGAAGATCTCGGCGATGGGTTACGGCAACGCCATCAACGCCCTGTCCGACCACGAAGGCGGCATGGCGCACTACTTCTCCCAGCGTTTTGCCCAGGTCACCAACCCACCGCTGGACTCGATCCGCGAGGCAGACGGCATGACCCTGCGCGTGGCGCTCGGTGCCAAGCCGCATCTGGGCCGCAGCAAAGGCCGTCAGATCGTGGTGAATAGCCCGATCCTGACCCACCTTGATATGCTGCAGCTGCGCGAGCAGGACGTGGCGCCGTATGCGCGCTTCGAGATGCTCTACCTGCCGGTCACCGGCAGCGATGCACAGAGCCGTCAGGCCAACGCCGACGCGCTGGAACAGGCCATCGACGATCTGGCCCAGCAGGTGGTGGACTTCGCCCGCGAACAGGGCGGCATCGCCGTCCTGACCGACCGTCATATCTCCTCCACCCGCGCGGCGATGCCGATGCTGCTGGTGGTGTCAGCGATCAACCAGCGCCTGGTGCAGGAAGGCCTGCGTCTTGACGTTTCGCTGGTGGTGGAGAGCGGCCAGAGCATCTCTTCACACCATATCGCCGCTACGCTGGGCTTCGGTGCCTCAGCCGTCTATCCGCTCGGCGTGCAGATGCGTGCCGAAGAGAAGTACGGCGAAGGCGAAGAGGGTAACAAGGCCTTTAAGCGCTATGCCAAAGCGGCTGAAAAAGCGCTGATGAAAACCATGGGTAAAGTCGGCCTCTGTACCGTAGAGAGCTACAGCTGTGGTGAATTCTTCGAGCCGAACTTCCTGAATACCGAAGACCGCGTGCTGAAAAAATACTTCCCGAACATCAAGACTCCGGTCGGTGGCGCGGGCTTTGCCTCCATCGCCCAGATGGCGGTGGACTGGCATCAGAGCGCACTGAGAATTCAGGGCGAAGCGGAAGTGCCGTTGCTCGGCCTGTTTAAAGAGCGTGCGGAAGGCGCGGGCCACTCTTACGGCACCATCGCCGTGCGCACCTTTATTGATATGACGGAGCAGCCGATCCGCTTCTCCGACAAAGCACGCGAAGAAGATCAGTTTATTCGCCTGCTGACCCTGGCACGGCTGGATAACGCCTTCAACATCAAAGCGAAAGCCTTTGAGGACAGCAGCTTTGAGCGCATCCCTGACGCGGTGATCGACGCCTTTACCATCACGCCGGACTACCGTCAGTTCTCCAGCCTGATGCATGAAGAGCGTAAACGCCGTCCGGCCGCGTTGCGCGATATTCTGGCCTTCCCGTGCGACCTGACCCACGTCGACAGCCTGACCGAGTTCAGCCGCAAGCTGGGCCGCTATTCGCTGGTCAACAACGGCTTTGCCGTGCGTGGTCTGGTGTGCGAAGCCGTTGCTGGCGAAGCAGGACGCTTTACGCTGCGCCTCACTGACGCCATCGAGGGGCTGAAGCCGCTCGCGGAGCGTCTGCAGACCCTGGCCACCGCGCTGAAAAACCGTTTTGCCGGGCAGATTGAGCACGCTGAAGTCACCGCCGACGGCCTGCAGATCGCCGCTACCGGCGACGCGGCCGATTATCTGTCGCGCATCTTCACCACCCTGCCGTCGCTGCCGTTAAGCGAGGTGCAGCCGGCCCATGAGATCACCCGCACCTTTGCGTCCGGTGCAATGAGCCACGGTGCGCTGGTCGCCCCGGCGCACGAAGCGGTCGCACACGGTACCAATATGGTCGGCGGCATGAGCAACTGCGGTGAAGGCGGTGAGCACTACTCCCGTCACGGCACCATCCGCGCGTCACGGATTAAACAGCTGGCGTCCGGCCGCTTCGGCGTCTGGGCGGCGTACCTGGCCGATCCGATGCTGGAAGAGCTGGAGATCAAAATCGGCCAGGGGGCTAAACCCGGCGAAGGCGGCCAGCTGCCGTCACCAAAAGTAACGGTAGAGATCGCGGCCGCGCGTGGCGGTACGCCAGGCGTGGAGCTGGTTTCCCCGCCGCCGCACCATGACACCTACTCGATCGAGGATCTCGCCCAGCTGATCCACGACTGTAAAGCCGCGCGCGTGAAGGTGATCGTTAAGCTGGTCTCCTCAGAAGGGATCGGCACCATCGCCGTCGGCGTGGCGAAAGCCGGCGCGGACGTGATCAACGTCGCCGGCAACACCGGCGGTACCGGCGCAGCCTCGGTCACCAGCCTGAAGTACACCGGCCGCGTGGCCGAGATCGGCATCGCCGAAGTGCACCAGGCGCTGTGCGCCAACGGCCTGCGTGAGAAGGTGCTGCTGCGCTGCTCCGGCGCACAGCAGACCGGCAGCGACGTGGTGAAATCCGCGCTGCTCGGCGGCGACAGCTTCGAATTTGGTACCACCGCGCTGATGATGCTGAAGTGCGTGATGGCGAAGAACTGTAACGTGAAGTGCCCGGCCGGCCTGACCACCAACGCGGAGGCCTTTGACGGCGATCCGCGGCAGCTGGCGCAGTACTTCATCAACGTGGCGCAGGAAGTGCGTGAAATGCTGGCCCGTCTTGGCCTGCGCTCGCTGCGCGAAGCCCGCGGACGTTCCGACCTGCTGCACCTGATGGACCACCCGCTGGAAGTGGGCCGCCTTGATCTGCGCGCCATGCTGACCGTCGTACCGGAAGTGAAAATTGCCCGTCCGGTCTATCTGGAGAAAGATTTCGAGCTGGACGACGGCTGGGTAGCGCTGCTCGACGGTCAGCTGGTCGCCACCCGCACCAGCGATATTCAGCTGGGTGACGGCGTGACGCTGAACAACCGTAACAAGAGCGTCGGCGGTCAACTGGCGATCGATATCGAACGCAGGCTGAACCATCAGCTGAGCGCAGAACAGTTGAATGCCCTGCCTGGCGTGCTGCAAGACGATCGCGGCCGTCGCTACCTGGCGCCACGCACCGTAACCATCGCCACCAGCGGCTCTGCCGGCCAGTCTTACGGCGTGTTCTGTAACGACGGCATGATGATGACCCACTCCGGCACCTGTAACGATGGCGTGGGCAAAGGCCAGTGCGGTGGCGAAATTATCGTGCTGTCGCCGGGCGGCGGTTCGCAGGATGCCGAAGGCAACGTGCTGGTGGGCAACTTTGCGCTGTTTGGCGCCACCGGCGGACGTCTGTTCGTGCAGGGCCAGGCAGGTGACCGCTTCGCGGTACGTAACTCCGGCGCCACCGCGGTGGTGGAAGGCGTGGGCGACTTCTGCTGCGAATACATGACCAACGGCGCGGTGCTGAACCTCGGTACCTACGGTACCGGCTTCGGTAACGGCATGAGCGGCGGCTTCGCCTACCAGTACGACCCGTACGGCACGCTGGCCGGCTCCGTTGCGGCGGATTCGGTGCTGCTGGGCAGCATTACCGACGATAATGAGATGGCCCGCGTGCACCTGCAGGCGGTGGTGACCCTGCTGCAGTGGCACCTGGCTGCCACCGGCTCCGCGCGCGCGCAGTGGTTACTTGACCACTGGGAGAGCGAGAGCCAGCACTTTGTCTACGTGATGCCGCGTTCGCTGCTGCTGTATCAGGACAGCGGGGAGATCCTTAAGGCGAAAGCCCGTAAGGATCTGCTGGAAGAGCTCTCTACCGCGCTGGCAGCGCACCAGGTCAGCAAGTTTAAAGCGGCCTGGCGTGAAGGTAAGCCGATCGCCAACGGTGCCGTTCCGGCCTACGGCGCGACCGATACCCCGGAAATGCTGGTGCTGCTGAACAACTACACCGTGCTGAGCTCGGCGCAGCAGGTGGCGCTCTCCCGTCTGCCGAAAGGCACCGCGGTGGACGATGCGGCGGTCGAGAAAGCGGTGCGTAACCTGCTGATGACCGAAGACTTCGCGCTGATCGCCAAACTGCAGCGTCATGCCCGCGCGGCGATTGAGAACTACAGCGATGAGCAGCTCTCCTGCCTGATCGCCGCCAAGCGTATGGCGGACTATAAGGCTGCCCTGACCCAGCGTAATATTCGC
- the arcB gene encoding aerobic respiration two-component sensor histidine kinase ArcB, translating into MKQIRLLAQYYVDLMVKLGLVRFSLLLASALVVLAMIVQMAVTMVLRGHVESIDMVRSVFFGLLITPWAVYFLSVVVEQLEESRQRLARLVDKLEEMRHRDLELNQQMKENITQLNQEIADRIKAEEARLQVMTRLKEEMARREQAQIELEQQSSFLRSFLDASPDLVFYRNSDQQFSGCNRAMELLTGKSEKQLIGLTPNDVYDNDAATKVLETDEKVFRHNVSLTYEQWLQYPDGRKTCFEIRKVPYYDRVGKRSGLMGFGRDITERKRYQDALENASREKTTFISTISHELRTPLNGIVGLSRILLDTELNQEQLKYLKTIHVSAITLGNIFNDVIEMDKIERRKVQLDNQPIDFTGFLADLENLSGLLAEPKGLRFILSPRQPLPHKIIADGTRLRQILWNLIGNAVKFTREGEIVVRVGYREGDILCFEVEDSGMGIPQDEQDKIFAMYYQVKDQRGGKPATGTGIGLAVSRRLAQNMGGDITVRSAPGKGSCFTLMLNAPRVVEEVEDEQPADDLPLPALHVLLVEDIELNVVVARSVLEKLGNSVEVAMTGQAALDMFDPDEFDLVLLDIQLPDMTGLDVARAIHQRYAGQPLPPLVALTANVLKDKREYLDAGMDDVLSKPLAVPALTATIKKYWDYQPEGELPAEERIMDEKKLALLDITMLEQYIELVGPKLIHQSMEMFEQMMPGYLEVLESNMMARDQKGIAEEGHKIKGAAGSVGLVHLQQVAKQIQSPELPAWWDNVQEWIDELRHEWRNDVAVLREWVNERG; encoded by the coding sequence ATGAAACAGATACGGTTATTAGCGCAGTACTACGTGGATTTGATGGTCAAACTGGGGCTGGTGCGCTTCTCGCTGCTGCTGGCATCGGCGCTGGTGGTGCTGGCGATGATCGTGCAGATGGCGGTGACCATGGTATTGCGCGGCCATGTGGAAAGCATCGACATGGTGCGTTCGGTGTTTTTCGGCCTGCTGATCACCCCGTGGGCGGTCTATTTCCTGTCGGTGGTGGTGGAGCAACTGGAAGAGTCCCGCCAGCGGCTGGCCCGGCTGGTGGATAAGCTGGAAGAGATGCGCCACCGCGATCTGGAGCTGAACCAGCAGATGAAGGAGAACATCACCCAGCTCAACCAGGAGATCGCCGACCGTATTAAGGCGGAAGAGGCGCGTCTGCAGGTGATGACCCGCTTAAAAGAGGAGATGGCGCGGCGCGAGCAGGCGCAAATCGAACTGGAACAGCAGTCCTCCTTCTTACGCTCGTTCCTCGATGCCTCACCGGATCTGGTATTTTACCGCAACAGCGACCAGCAGTTCTCCGGCTGTAACCGTGCCATGGAGCTGCTGACCGGCAAAAGTGAAAAGCAGCTGATCGGCCTGACCCCGAACGACGTGTATGACAATGATGCCGCAACCAAGGTGCTGGAAACCGATGAGAAGGTGTTCCGCCATAATGTGTCGCTGACCTATGAGCAGTGGCTACAGTATCCGGACGGCCGCAAGACCTGTTTTGAGATCCGCAAAGTCCCTTATTACGATCGGGTTGGCAAGCGCAGCGGCCTGATGGGCTTCGGGCGCGATATTACCGAGCGTAAGCGCTACCAGGACGCGTTAGAGAACGCCAGCCGTGAGAAGACCACCTTTATCTCAACCATCAGCCACGAGCTGCGTACGCCGCTGAACGGCATCGTCGGTTTAAGCCGCATTCTGCTGGACACCGAACTGAATCAGGAGCAGCTGAAGTACCTGAAAACCATTCATGTCTCGGCAATCACCCTCGGCAATATCTTTAACGACGTGATTGAGATGGACAAAATTGAACGGCGCAAGGTGCAGCTGGATAACCAGCCGATCGATTTCACCGGTTTTCTTGCCGACCTGGAAAACCTCTCAGGACTGCTGGCGGAGCCAAAAGGGCTCAGGTTCATCCTGTCGCCGCGGCAGCCGCTGCCGCACAAAATCATCGCCGACGGCACGCGGTTGCGGCAGATCCTGTGGAACCTGATCGGCAATGCGGTGAAGTTTACCCGCGAGGGCGAGATCGTGGTGCGGGTGGGCTACCGCGAGGGCGACATTCTGTGCTTTGAGGTGGAAGACTCCGGGATGGGCATCCCACAGGACGAGCAGGACAAAATTTTTGCCATGTATTATCAGGTGAAAGACCAGCGCGGCGGTAAACCGGCGACCGGTACCGGTATCGGGCTGGCCGTTTCCCGGCGGCTGGCGCAGAACATGGGTGGCGACATTACGGTGCGCAGCGCGCCGGGTAAAGGCTCCTGCTTCACCCTGATGCTCAACGCCCCCAGGGTGGTGGAAGAGGTCGAGGACGAGCAGCCGGCAGACGATCTGCCGTTACCCGCGCTGCACGTGCTGCTGGTAGAGGATATTGAACTGAACGTGGTGGTGGCCCGCTCGGTGCTGGAGAAGCTGGGCAACAGCGTTGAGGTGGCGATGACCGGCCAGGCGGCGCTGGATATGTTCGACCCGGATGAGTTCGATCTGGTGCTGCTGGATATCCAGCTGCCGGACATGACCGGGCTGGACGTGGCGCGGGCGATCCATCAACGCTATGCAGGGCAGCCGCTGCCGCCGCTGGTGGCCCTGACGGCGAACGTGCTGAAGGACAAACGTGAGTATCTGGATGCGGGCATGGATGACGTGCTGAGCAAGCCGCTGGCGGTGCCTGCGCTGACCGCCACCATCAAAAAATACTGGGATTATCAGCCGGAGGGTGAACTGCCGGCAGAGGAGAGGATTATGGATGAGAAAAAACTGGCCTTACTCGATATCACCATGCTCGAGCAGTATATCGAGCTGGTCGGGCCAAAGCTGATTCATCAGAGCATGGAGATGTTCGAACAGATGATGCCGGGTTATCTGGAGGTGCTGGAGTCGAACATGATGGCGCGTGACCAGAAAGGCATTGCGGAAGAGGGGCACAAAATTAAGGGTGCCGCCGGCTCTGTCGGTCTGGTGCACTTACAACAGGTGGCGAAGCAGATCCAGAGCCCGGAACTTCCCGCCTGGTGGGACAACGTGCAGGAGTGGATCGACGAACTCAGACACGAATGGCGTAATGATGTCGCGGTACTGCGTGAATGGGTGAATGAACGGGGCTAG
- the mtgA gene encoding monofunctional biosynthetic peptidoglycan transglycosylase — MARCKAYLLRLLLVIPGVWLTGIVAFAFLPVPFSAVMVERQLGAWFGGNWGYVAHSDWVSMDQISPWMALAVVASEDQKFPEHWGFDVDAIQSVLDSEGKRMRGASTLSQQTAKNVFLWDGRSWLRKGLEAGLTVGIETVWSKRRILTVYLNVAEFGPGVFGVEEAAQRYFRKPASRLTPAEAALLAAVLPSPLRFSAAAPSGYVRQRQQWIQRQMRQLGGEGFLRQHRLH, encoded by the coding sequence ATGGCGCGTTGTAAGGCGTACCTGTTGCGCCTGTTGCTGGTTATTCCCGGCGTATGGCTGACAGGCATTGTCGCCTTTGCTTTTCTGCCGGTGCCGTTCTCTGCGGTGATGGTCGAGCGACAGCTCGGGGCCTGGTTCGGCGGTAACTGGGGTTACGTGGCGCACTCTGACTGGGTCAGTATGGATCAGATTTCGCCGTGGATGGCGCTGGCGGTAGTGGCGTCGGAGGATCAGAAGTTTCCCGAACACTGGGGCTTCGATGTCGATGCGATTCAGTCGGTGCTCGACAGCGAAGGAAAACGCATGCGCGGTGCCTCAACGCTGTCACAGCAGACGGCGAAAAACGTCTTTTTGTGGGACGGGCGCAGCTGGCTGCGTAAAGGGCTGGAAGCCGGACTGACCGTGGGCATTGAGACCGTCTGGAGTAAGCGGCGTATTTTAACCGTCTATCTCAACGTGGCCGAGTTTGGCCCGGGGGTGTTTGGCGTAGAGGAGGCGGCCCAGCGCTACTTCCGTAAGCCCGCCAGCCGTCTGACGCCGGCGGAAGCGGCGCTGCTGGCGGCCGTGTTGCCGAGCCCGCTGCGCTTCAGTGCCGCGGCGCCCTCAGGCTACGTACGCCAGCGCCAGCAGTGGATCCAGCGCCAGATGCGTCAGCTGGGCGGCGAGGGGTTCCTGCGCCAGCACAGGCTACACTGA
- the npr gene encoding PTS phosphocarrier protein NPr: protein MTVKQTVEIKNKLGMHARPAMKLFELVQSFDAEVLLRNESGTEAEASSVIALLMLDSAKGGHIEVEASGPQEQAALAAVIELFNAGFDEE from the coding sequence ATGACCGTAAAGCAGACCGTTGAAATTAAGAACAAGCTGGGGATGCACGCCCGTCCGGCAATGAAGCTGTTCGAGCTGGTACAGAGTTTCGACGCCGAGGTGCTGCTGCGTAATGAGAGTGGTACGGAAGCGGAAGCCAGCAGCGTGATCGCGTTGCTGATGCTCGACTCGGCCAAAGGCGGCCATATCGAGGTGGAGGCCAGCGGCCCGCAGGAGCAGGCGGCGCTGGCGGCGGTGATCGAACTGTTTAACGCCGGCTTCGACGAAGAGTAA
- the rapZ gene encoding RNase adapter RapZ, producing the protein MVLMIVSGRSGSGKSVALRALEDMGFYCVDNLPVVLLPDLANSLSSRNISAAVSIDVRNMPESPEIFETALNSLPDCFSPQLLFLDADRNTLIRRYSDTRRLHPLSSKNLSLESAIDEESDLLEPLRSRADLIIDTSEMSVHELAEMLRTRLLGKRERELTMVFESFGFKHGIPIDADYVFDVRFLPNPHWDPKLRPMTGLDRPVAAFLDRHTEVHNFIYQTRSYLELWLPMLETNNRSYLTVAIGCTGGKHRSVYVAEQLADYFRSRGKNVQSRHRTLEKRKS; encoded by the coding sequence ATGGTGCTGATGATCGTCAGCGGTCGTTCAGGTTCCGGGAAGTCCGTCGCGCTGCGGGCGCTGGAGGATATGGGCTTTTACTGCGTGGATAACCTGCCCGTGGTGTTGCTTCCCGATCTGGCCAATTCGCTGTCGTCGCGCAATATCTCAGCGGCGGTGAGTATCGACGTGCGTAATATGCCGGAGTCACCGGAGATTTTTGAAACCGCACTCAACAGCCTGCCCGACTGTTTCTCCCCACAGCTGCTGTTCCTGGATGCGGACCGCAACACGTTGATCCGGCGCTACAGCGATACCCGCCGCCTGCATCCGCTTTCCAGTAAGAACCTGTCGCTGGAAAGCGCTATCGACGAAGAGAGCGACCTGCTGGAGCCGCTGCGCTCCCGCGCTGACCTGATCATCGACACCTCCGAAATGTCGGTGCACGAGCTGGCAGAGATGCTGCGCACGCGCCTGCTGGGCAAGCGCGAACGTGAACTGACCATGGTGTTTGAATCCTTTGGCTTTAAGCACGGCATTCCGATCGATGCGGACTACGTGTTTGACGTGCGTTTTCTGCCCAACCCGCACTGGGATCCGAAACTGCGCCCGATGACCGGGCTCGACCGTCCGGTGGCGGCATTCCTTGACCGTCATACGGAAGTGCATAACTTCATCTATCAGACCCGCAGCTACCTGGAACTGTGGCTGCCAATGCTGGAAACCAACAACCGCAGCTATCTGACGGTGGCGATTGGCTGTACCGGCGGCAAGCACCGTTCAGTCTACGTTGCCGAGCAGCTGGCCGATTACTTCCGTTCGCGCGGTAAAAACGTGCAGTCCCGCCACCGTACGCTGGAAAAACGTAAATCATGA
- the ptsN gene encoding PTS IIA-like nitrogen regulatory protein PtsN, producing the protein MTNNDLKLELGAVLTLSCTRNNVHCQSKKRALEIISELAAKQLNLPHQTIFESILTREKMGSTGIGNGIAIPHGKLEEDTLRAVGVFIRLEQPIAFDAIDNQPVDLLFALLVPADQCKTHLHTLSLVAKRLADKSVCRRLRAAQSDEELYEIMTEDHDRPSS; encoded by the coding sequence ATGACAAATAACGATCTGAAACTGGAACTGGGCGCCGTGCTGACCCTCTCCTGCACCCGTAACAACGTACACTGCCAGAGTAAAAAGCGGGCGCTGGAAATCATCAGCGAGCTGGCAGCAAAGCAGCTGAACCTTCCGCACCAGACGATCTTTGAATCGATTCTGACGCGCGAAAAAATGGGCAGTACCGGTATCGGCAACGGCATCGCCATCCCGCACGGTAAGCTGGAAGAAGATACGCTGCGCGCGGTGGGCGTCTTTATCCGCCTGGAGCAGCCGATCGCCTTTGATGCGATCGATAACCAGCCGGTCGATCTGTTATTCGCCCTGCTGGTGCCTGCCGATCAGTGTAAAACGCATCTTCACACGCTGTCGCTGGTGGCGAAGCGGCTGGCCGATAAGAGCGTTTGTCGCCGGCTGCGTGCGGCGCAGAGTGATGAAGAGCTGTATGAGATTATGACGGAAGACCACGATCGTCCATCATCGTGA
- the hpf gene encoding ribosome hibernation promoting factor: protein MQLNITGQNVEITEPLREFVTTKFAKLEQYFDRINQVYIVLKVEKVTQIADATLHVNGGEIHATSEEKDMYAAIDGLIDKLTRQINKHKDKLKQH, encoded by the coding sequence ATGCAACTGAATATCACTGGACAGAACGTTGAGATAACCGAACCACTGCGCGAATTTGTGACCACAAAATTCGCCAAGTTAGAGCAGTATTTTGATCGCATTAACCAGGTCTATATTGTTTTGAAAGTGGAAAAGGTGACGCAGATTGCGGATGCGACGTTGCATGTAAATGGCGGGGAGATCCACGCGACCTCGGAAGAAAAAGATATGTACGCGGCGATTGACGGTTTGATTGACAAGCTGACACGCCAGATCAATAAACATAAAGACAAACTGAAACAACACTAA